One Xyrauchen texanus isolate HMW12.3.18 chromosome 2, RBS_HiC_50CHRs, whole genome shotgun sequence genomic window carries:
- the LOC127659381 gene encoding beta-1,4-glucuronyltransferase 1, which produces MHIHLKVTSTVMHFSKKCSVFKVVLGALFLVALLQLLYLSFISKLHGKQQRYKYSELFGSKKTSHQAEKNPRREHLRYSLSTGGIFDGSGQYRVYKNLIKSDFSTSQKPGTDPRSHHLTLATHTTINNLHHLNSLLERWENPLSIAIFAHGQDVKFATAFVYALSLFCPQIQALVDFHLVCHSGEMASFPEQDREHFAGLEEKGCSGVFAKLESHRDKYKNYAIGSNVSYPNNLLRNVARSGTDAAYILVIDIDMIPSANLHHQFVTMLMRHEPAADEVLVLPAFEIRHTRKMPTSKSELVQLYQVGEVRPFYDELCRRCQAPTNYSQWINLPSKNSGPLELAYTINWADPWEPFYIGARSVPLYDENFRQYGFNRISQACELHIAGYRFYVVSNAFVVHKGFKVQGDFHSRKDEENRKNRLLFRSFKENLKAKYPNSPHRC; this is translated from the exons ATGCACATTCATTTAAAGGTAACAAGTACTGTAATGCATTTCTCCAAAAAATGCTCAGTGTTTAAAGTGGTGCTCGGTGCCCTTTTCCTTGTTGCGCTGTTGCAGCTTTTATATCTGTCTTTCATCTCAAAATTGCATGGCAAACAGCAGCGCTACAAGTATTCTGAGTTGTTTGGCTCCAAAAAGACTTCACATCAAGCAGAGAAGAACCCCAGGCGAGAACATCTCAGATACTCTTTATCCACTGGTGGCATCTTCGATGGAAGTGGCCAGTATCGTGTGTATAAGAATCTAATCAAAAGTGACTTTTCAACCAGTCAGAAGCCAGGCACAGATCCGAGATCACACCACCTGACTTTGGCCACACACACGACTATCAATAACCTTCATCACTTGAACTCTTTGCTGGAGCGCTGGGAGAATCCTCTGTCCATAGCCATATTTGCCCATGGCCAAGATGTCAAGTTTGCCACTGCCTTCGTCTACGCACTCAGCCTCTTCTGTCCTCAGATTCAAGCTCTGGTGGACTTCCATCTGGTCTGCCACTCTGGGGAGATGGCCAGCTTTCCAGAGCAGGACAGAGAGCATTTTGCTGGACTTGAGGAGAAAGGGTGTTCCGGTGTCTTCGCAAAGCTTGAGTCCCACCGGGACAAGTATAAAAACTACGCCATTGGCAGCAATGTCTCGTACCCCAATAACCTCCTCCGTAACGTGGCCCGTAGTGGCACAGATGCTGCCTACATCCTGGTCATTGACATTGATATGATCCCCAGTGCTAATTTACACCACCAGTTTGTGACCATGCTGATGAGACACGAACCAGCTGCGGATGAAGTCCTCGTGCTTCCTGCTTTTGAAATCAGACACACACGCAAAATGCCCACCTCAAAGTCAGAGCTGGTGCAGCTCTATCAGGTTGGGGAGGTGCGGCCATTCTATGATGAACTTTGCCGTCGTTGTCAGGCTCCCACTAACTATTCTCAGTGGATCAATCTGCCCAGCAAAAACTCTGGGCCACTGGAGCTGGCGTACACTATAAATTGGGCAGATCCATGGGAGCCCTTCTACATTGGCGCTCGATCGGTTCCTCTATATGATGAAAACTTCAGGCAATATGGCTTCAACCGCATCAGTCAG GCCTGTGAGCTTCACATAGCAGGTTACAGGTTCTACGTGGTGAGCAATGCCTTTGTGGTGCACAAAGGGTTTAAGGTCCAGGGAGATTTCCACAGCAGAAAGGACGAAGAGAACCGTAAAAACCGCCTCCTTTTCCGGAGCTTCAAGGAGAACTTGAAGGCCAAGTATCCCAACTCTCCTCACCGCTGCTAA